The Populus trichocarpa isolate Nisqually-1 chromosome 2, P.trichocarpa_v4.1, whole genome shotgun sequence genome has a window encoding:
- the LOC7481399 gene encoding protein TAP1: MELITGFNKVIVLMLMLMLLRKTTAYSEEYDKKCYDKCFRSCVDQGNIPWQCSSHCMDACSNNLDVIRYCNVGCSLQNCNKIMDDEVKRHICLKECSNTHCNPKHFKKSP; encoded by the exons ATGGAGTTAATTACAGGGTTCAACAAGGTGATCGTTCTGATGTTGATGCTGATGCTCTTGAGGAAAACAACAGCATACTCGGAAGAGTACGATAAGAAGTGCTATGATAAATGTTTTAGAAGCTGTGTTGATCAAGGTAATATACCGTGGCAGTGTTCGTCTCACTGCATGGACGCGTGCAGCAACAATTTAGATGTAATTCGCTACTGCAATGTTGGTTGTTCGCTTCAAAATTGCAACAAAATCATGGACG ATGAGGTGAAAAGGCATATTTGCTTGAAGGAGTGCTCGAACACTCACTGCAACCCCAAACACTTCAAGAAGTCTCCGTAG
- the LOC7460453 gene encoding uncharacterized protein LOC7460453, with protein sequence MGDVALFVDDLRTSCAIPHCRICHEAEFESCKSLEAPCACSGTVKFAHRECIQRWCNEKGNTNCEICLQNYEPGYTAPSKTCELIEAMTIRDSLEIPRREHDPENQEIEATSERTTADSRSSCFRFLAITITALMLSRHLFAAITGGTEDYPFTLATMLVLRACGILFPMYVVFRTLAAIHKSIRYQYQDSDDDDDEEDYNSNSEGDEQQHLV encoded by the exons atgGGAGATGTTGCATTGTTTGTGGATGATTTGCGAACTAGTTGTGCAATACCACACTGTAGAATTTGCCATGAAGCAGAATTTGAAAGCTGTAAAAGCTTGGAAGCTCCTTGTGCTTGCTCTGGAACTGTCAAG TTTGCACATAGAGAGTGCATACAGAGATGGTGTAACGAGAAGGGAAACACAAATTGTGAAATATGTCTCCAG aattatGAACCAGGATACACAGCACCTTCAAAAACGTGTGAGCTGATTGAGGCAATGACGATTAG AGATAGTTTGGAAATTCCAAGAAGAGAACATGATCCGGAAAACCAAGAAATAGAAGCCACATCTGAAAGAACAACAGCTGACTCTCGGTCTTCTTGCTTCCGGTTTTTGGCTATAACA ATTACAGCCCTTATGCTTTCGAGACATCTTTTCGCAGCAATCACCGGCGGAACAGAGGACTACCCATTTACACTTGCTACT ATGCTTGTCTTAAGAGCTTGTGGAATTCTATTCCCAATGTATGTTGTTTTTCGGACACTTGCAGCAATTCATAAGAGCATTCGGTATCAATATCAG GATTCTGACGATGACGATGATGAAGAAGATTACAACTCAAACTCTGAGGGTGATGAGCAACAGCATTTAGTATAG
- the LOC7481397 gene encoding universal stress protein A-like protein isoform X2 has product MEGVSVDDKHKIVVAVDESEESMHALSWCLSNLISHNSTTTLVLLYVKPRPTIYSSFDIAEHIFSADVIVAMEKYGTDLVNSVMKRAETVFRNFNSNVNVEKVIGSGEAQDVICDTVEKLRPDTLVMGSHGYGFLKRAILGSVSEHCAKRVKCPVVIVKHPHDKTTLPSTSSLKHDDGF; this is encoded by the exons ATGGAAGGAGTGAGTGTCGACGACAAGCACAAGATAGTGGTGGCGGTGGACGAGAGTGAGGAGAGCATGCATGCACTCTCATGGTGTCTAAGCAACCTTATTTCTCACAATTCCACCACCACGCTAGTCCTCCTCTATGTTAAACCCCGTCCAACTATCTACTCTTCCTTTGACATCGCAG AGCACATATTTTCGGCTGATGTGATTGTTGCCATGGAAAAATATGGGACCGACTTGGTGAACTCAGTGATGAAACGAGCAGAAACCGTCTTCAGGAACTTCAACAGCAAT GTAAACGTGGAAAAAGTAATTGGGAGTGGAGAGGCACAGGATGTGATCTGTGATACAGTTGAGAAACTTAGACCTGACACTTTGGTCATGGGAAGCCATGGCTACGGTTTCTTGAAGAG GGCTATCCTCGGAAGTGTGAGTGAACATTGTGCCAAGCGTGTCAAGTGTCCAGTCGTGATCGTCAAGCACCCTCATGACAAGACTACTCTCCCATCCACCTCTTCCCTAAAGCATGATGACGGATTCTAA
- the LOC7481397 gene encoding universal stress protein A-like protein isoform X1 produces the protein MEGVSVDDKHKIVVAVDESEESMHALSWCLSNLISHNSTTTLVLLYVKPRPTIYSSFDIAGNSLIVEHIFSADVIVAMEKYGTDLVNSVMKRAETVFRNFNSNVNVEKVIGSGEAQDVICDTVEKLRPDTLVMGSHGYGFLKRAILGSVSEHCAKRVKCPVVIVKHPHDKTTLPSTSSLKHDDGF, from the exons ATGGAAGGAGTGAGTGTCGACGACAAGCACAAGATAGTGGTGGCGGTGGACGAGAGTGAGGAGAGCATGCATGCACTCTCATGGTGTCTAAGCAACCTTATTTCTCACAATTCCACCACCACGCTAGTCCTCCTCTATGTTAAACCCCGTCCAACTATCTACTCTTCCTTTGACATCGCAG GAAACTCTTTGATTGTAGAGCACATATTTTCGGCTGATGTGATTGTTGCCATGGAAAAATATGGGACCGACTTGGTGAACTCAGTGATGAAACGAGCAGAAACCGTCTTCAGGAACTTCAACAGCAAT GTAAACGTGGAAAAAGTAATTGGGAGTGGAGAGGCACAGGATGTGATCTGTGATACAGTTGAGAAACTTAGACCTGACACTTTGGTCATGGGAAGCCATGGCTACGGTTTCTTGAAGAG GGCTATCCTCGGAAGTGTGAGTGAACATTGTGCCAAGCGTGTCAAGTGTCCAGTCGTGATCGTCAAGCACCCTCATGACAAGACTACTCTCCCATCCACCTCTTCCCTAAAGCATGATGACGGATTCTAA